One stretch of Schlesneria sp. DSM 10557 DNA includes these proteins:
- a CDS encoding HU family DNA-binding protein: MSETKKPMSKTDVINALAESTGLARKDVSSVLSGLTELIGKEIGKKGPQVFNVPGLMKINVITKPATKATQRANPFKPGEMMTVKAKPARKVVKIRALKALKDMA, from the coding sequence ATGTCAGAGACCAAAAAGCCAATGAGTAAGACCGATGTGATCAACGCATTGGCTGAGTCCACGGGCCTCGCTCGCAAGGATGTCAGCAGCGTGTTGTCGGGTCTGACCGAGTTGATTGGTAAGGAAATTGGCAAGAAGGGTCCTCAGGTCTTTAACGTTCCAGGTCTGATGAAGATCAACGTCATCACCAAGCCTGCGACAAAAGCCACACAGCGAGCCAACCCCTTCAAGCCTGGCGAAATGATGACCGTGAAGGCCAAGCCTGCCCGCAAGGTCGTGAAAATTCGCGCTCTGAAGGCACTCAAAGACATGGCGTGA